Proteins found in one Brevibacillus brevis genomic segment:
- a CDS encoding cupredoxin domain-containing protein — MNKKWGLLISSVALSAMLMTACGGDKEAASTGAATTAATTGTQVNIEASNWKFNQETYEVKAGEEFTINFKSTEGFHGIGIQGLDVDLQKDGSKTMKIDTAGEYTIFCNVICGPDHAKMVAKLVVK, encoded by the coding sequence GTGAACAAGAAGTGGGGTCTATTGATTTCTTCAGTTGCATTGTCTGCAATGTTGATGACAGCATGCGGCGGAGACAAGGAAGCTGCTAGCACGGGTGCAGCGACTACTGCAGCGACTACAGGCACACAAGTGAATATCGAAGCTAGTAACTGGAAATTCAATCAAGAAACCTATGAAGTAAAAGCAGGCGAAGAGTTCACGATCAACTTCAAGTCGACAGAAGGCTTTCACGGTATTGGTATCCAAGGGCTGGATGTAGACCTCCAAAAAGATGGCAGCAAAACGATGAAAATCGATACAGCTGGCGAGTACACCATCTTTTGCAACGTGATCTGTGGACCAGATCATGCCAAGATGGTAGCAAAATTAGTCGTGAAATAA
- a CDS encoding YuiA family protein, with product MPKGELNMRQKQEQCPYCHGQGYFQLLLGGSENCPNCDGAGTQDAQKEAVSSHPYE from the coding sequence ATGCCGAAAGGGGAGCTCAACATGAGACAAAAACAAGAACAGTGCCCGTACTGCCATGGCCAAGGGTATTTCCAACTGCTCCTGGGGGGCTCGGAGAATTGCCCTAACTGTGACGGAGCTGGTACACAGGACGCTCAGAAGGAAGCTGTTTCTTCTCATCCATATGAGTAA
- a CDS encoding NAD(P)/FAD-dependent oxidoreductase: MNFLQKDEQIYDITIIGGGPAGLFTAFYGGMRQASVKIIESMPQLGGQLSALYPEKYIYDVAGFPKVLAQDLINNLKDQISRFQQTICLEEKVENVVKKVDDVFEITTDKGTHYSKSVIITAGVGAFEPRRLEHPDAVKYEKSNLHYFVTDLNSFKGQRVAVIGGGDSALDWSLMLEPIAKEVHLIHRRDKFRAHEHSVEMLMSSKVNVTTPYEISALHGEERIEKLTLANCTTKEEIDLEVDAVIVNFGFISSLGPIKNWGLELEKGSIVVDTRMESNIPGIFAAGDIATYPGKVKLIAVGFGEAPTAVNNAVSYFNPDAKLQPGHSSSMDNFKS, encoded by the coding sequence TTGAATTTTCTGCAAAAGGACGAGCAAATCTACGACATTACAATCATTGGTGGAGGCCCTGCCGGGTTATTTACCGCTTTTTACGGCGGGATGAGGCAGGCCAGTGTAAAAATCATTGAGAGCATGCCCCAGTTAGGCGGGCAATTATCTGCTCTTTATCCGGAGAAGTACATATATGATGTAGCCGGATTTCCAAAGGTTTTAGCACAAGATTTGATCAATAATCTGAAAGATCAGATTTCCCGCTTTCAGCAGACCATTTGCCTGGAAGAAAAAGTGGAAAATGTCGTAAAAAAAGTAGACGATGTGTTTGAAATTACAACGGACAAAGGCACTCACTACTCCAAATCCGTTATCATCACTGCTGGGGTAGGAGCGTTCGAACCTCGCAGGCTGGAACACCCAGATGCCGTCAAATATGAAAAATCCAATCTGCACTATTTTGTTACCGATCTGAACTCCTTCAAGGGACAGCGTGTAGCTGTTATTGGCGGCGGTGATTCCGCTCTGGACTGGTCCCTCATGCTAGAACCTATCGCAAAAGAAGTACACCTCATCCACCGCAGAGACAAGTTCCGCGCACATGAACACAGCGTAGAAATGCTCATGTCCTCCAAAGTAAACGTCACGACACCTTACGAAATTTCAGCTTTGCACGGCGAGGAGCGCATCGAAAAGCTCACACTGGCCAATTGCACGACAAAAGAAGAAATCGATCTGGAAGTCGATGCAGTCATTGTCAACTTCGGCTTCATCTCCTCTCTCGGTCCGATCAAGAACTGGGGGCTGGAACTCGAAAAAGGCTCTATCGTAGTCGATACACGCATGGAATCAAACATCCCGGGTATTTTTGCAGCAGGCGATATCGCAACCTACCCCGGTAAGGTCAAGCTGATCGCTGTCGGATTTGGTGAGGCCCCTACCGCTGTAAACAACGCAGTTTCCTACTTTAATCCGGATGCAAAACTGCAGCCTGGTCATTCTTCTAGCATGGACAACTTCAAATCGTAA
- a CDS encoding NUDIX domain-containing protein, whose product MREGKVWLGACGIVIRGQEALVVKKTYSGLKGQWSFPAGFVQEGETVDEAAVREVMEETGVEAVVRQVAGIRSGVIRESISDNMVVFWMDYIGGEPRPQEGEIAEAKFMPIQELLRDPLSSTYLKIILPDYIKREQGMTGQSFAIDPVFQYTSYKIFK is encoded by the coding sequence ATGCGCGAAGGAAAGGTTTGGCTAGGCGCTTGCGGGATTGTTATTCGCGGGCAAGAAGCATTGGTTGTCAAAAAAACGTACAGCGGACTAAAAGGACAATGGTCGTTTCCAGCAGGATTCGTGCAGGAGGGCGAGACTGTAGATGAAGCAGCAGTGCGTGAGGTGATGGAAGAAACGGGTGTCGAGGCGGTTGTGCGACAAGTAGCGGGAATCCGTTCAGGCGTCATTCGTGAGTCCATTAGCGACAATATGGTCGTTTTTTGGATGGATTACATAGGGGGAGAACCACGTCCGCAGGAAGGTGAGATCGCGGAGGCGAAATTTATGCCGATACAAGAACTGCTTCGTGATCCGCTGTCTTCGACTTATTTGAAAATCATATTGCCGGACTATATCAAACGGGAGCAGGGAATGACAGGTCAATCATTTGCTATCGATCCCGTTTTTCAGTACACTTCCTATAAAATCTTTAAGTAA
- a CDS encoding NAD(P)/FAD-dependent oxidoreductase, which yields MGTPKILILGAGYGGLLTTLQLQKKLNYNEAEITLVNKHNYHYITTWLHEPAAGTAPADHARVSLDSILNKDKVNFVKGTVQAIQPEEQTVTLENGEVLSYDYLVIGLGSEPETFGIEGLKEHAFSIRSINAVRNIREHIEYMFSKFKNEPDRTDYLTFVVGGAGFTGIEFCGELGDRLPELCREFDVDPELVKVYCIEAAPTALPGFDPELIQYAIDVLERKGIEFKIGTPIKQCTPDGVLLNTGEEIKSKTVIWAAGVRGNSIVEKAGFEVMRGRVKVDEYLRAPGHENVFVVGDCALIFNEEGRPYPPTAQIAVQEGETLGENLAALVRGDLPQKFIPHLQGTLASLGKGEGIGQVGSKKLFGSTAAMMKKASDLRYLYKIGGVGLALKKVKL from the coding sequence ATGGGTACACCCAAAATCCTGATTCTTGGCGCTGGATACGGTGGTTTGCTCACAACGTTGCAGCTTCAGAAAAAGCTCAACTACAATGAGGCAGAAATCACCTTGGTCAACAAGCACAACTATCATTACATCACGACTTGGCTGCATGAGCCGGCTGCAGGCACCGCACCAGCGGATCACGCCCGCGTCAGTTTGGATAGCATTTTGAACAAGGACAAAGTCAACTTTGTCAAAGGAACGGTGCAAGCCATTCAGCCAGAGGAGCAGACCGTCACGCTCGAAAACGGCGAGGTGCTGTCGTACGACTATCTCGTCATCGGATTGGGCAGCGAGCCGGAAACGTTCGGAATTGAGGGACTCAAGGAGCATGCGTTTAGCATTCGCAGCATCAATGCGGTCCGCAATATTCGCGAGCATATTGAATACATGTTCTCCAAATTTAAAAATGAGCCGGATCGTACGGACTACCTCACATTTGTTGTGGGTGGAGCTGGCTTTACAGGCATTGAGTTTTGCGGAGAGCTTGGCGACCGTTTGCCAGAGCTGTGCCGGGAATTTGATGTCGATCCAGAACTGGTGAAAGTCTACTGCATTGAAGCAGCACCCACTGCATTGCCTGGCTTTGACCCAGAGCTGATCCAATACGCAATAGATGTATTGGAGAGAAAAGGCATCGAGTTCAAAATTGGAACACCCATCAAGCAGTGCACCCCAGATGGCGTACTGTTGAACACCGGAGAAGAAATCAAATCGAAGACCGTTATCTGGGCAGCAGGTGTCCGCGGCAACAGCATCGTGGAAAAAGCAGGCTTTGAAGTCATGCGCGGTCGCGTCAAGGTAGACGAATACTTGCGTGCGCCTGGTCACGAGAATGTTTTTGTCGTAGGAGATTGTGCCTTGATTTTCAACGAAGAAGGACGTCCGTACCCGCCAACTGCGCAAATCGCGGTCCAGGAAGGCGAGACGCTGGGTGAGAATCTCGCTGCCTTGGTCCGTGGCGATCTTCCACAAAAGTTCATTCCGCATCTGCAAGGGACATTGGCCTCTCTTGGAAAAGGCGAGGGTATCGGGCAAGTTGGTTCGAAAAAGCTGTTCGGCAGCACAGCAGCCATGATGAAAAAAGCGAGCGACCTACGCTACCTGTACAAAATTGGCGGCGTCGGTCTCGCACTGAAGAAAGTAAAGCTGTAA